A portion of the Gemmatimonadaceae bacterium genome contains these proteins:
- a CDS encoding helix-hairpin-helix domain-containing protein encodes MGTPGERKALLFLSAVIVLGGSVRVARAIGGEAHADPAAKAAIERQIDAVDSARKHGRKKGKGRKSKKPEVVVPAVIDLDIATAEQIETLRGIGPAMARRIVADRDSLGPFGSLNELQRVKGIGPRLSLKIDSSVTFSLLPRPSSTESLRSSRHAKGRRKPRRGETEN; translated from the coding sequence ATGGGAACCCCCGGCGAACGGAAGGCGCTGCTCTTCCTCAGCGCCGTCATCGTACTCGGCGGAAGCGTGCGGGTCGCGCGAGCGATCGGTGGAGAGGCGCACGCCGATCCCGCGGCGAAGGCGGCGATCGAGCGTCAGATAGACGCGGTGGATTCCGCTCGCAAGCATGGCCGGAAGAAGGGGAAGGGAAGGAAGTCGAAGAAACCCGAGGTCGTCGTCCCCGCGGTCATTGACCTCGACATCGCCACCGCGGAGCAGATCGAGACGCTGCGGGGCATCGGGCCGGCCATGGCGCGCAGGATCGTCGCCGATCGCGACAGCCTCGGTCCGTTCGGCAGCCTGAACGAGCTGCAACGTGTGAAAGGCATCGGTCCCAGGCTCTCCTTGAAGATCGACTCCAGCGTGACCTTTTCGCTCCTTCCACGTCCTTCAAGCACAGAATCTTTGCGGTCTTCCCGTCACGCCAAGGGCCGACGGAAACCGCGTCGGGGGGAGACAGAGAATTGA
- a CDS encoding M28 family peptidase: MRSPRAAVALAVVVLISAIACRGREPKGGNFDGEGALRYAKAQLDFGPRIPGTTSAQRAGDWIIQQMRARADTVIVQSWTHVTLDGKQLPMRNILARYNPKAADRILYVTHWDTRPVSDNAEDPNQRQLPVPGANDGASGVGLFIALGDALKKNPTTAGVDLLFVDGEDYGQFDEKLADVLIGSAFFAKNPPEPGYRPIFGVLWDMIGDKDLAIKKEGYSVQQAPEVVDRVWSKAAELGYDRVFLPVEQSAITDDHVPLLQAGYRVIDVIDIDYPYHHRPTDTIDKISTKSLSIVGEVAEALLR; this comes from the coding sequence GTGCGTTCGCCGCGCGCGGCGGTGGCGCTTGCCGTCGTCGTTCTGATCTCGGCCATTGCATGCCGCGGCAGGGAGCCGAAGGGCGGTAACTTCGACGGTGAAGGGGCGCTCCGTTATGCGAAGGCGCAGCTGGACTTTGGACCGCGCATTCCGGGCACCACGAGCGCGCAACGCGCCGGCGACTGGATCATTCAGCAGATGCGCGCACGCGCCGACACTGTGATCGTGCAGAGTTGGACGCACGTGACGCTGGATGGAAAGCAGCTGCCGATGCGAAATATTCTCGCGCGCTACAATCCGAAGGCGGCCGATCGCATTCTCTATGTGACGCACTGGGATACGCGCCCGGTCAGCGATAACGCGGAGGATCCGAACCAGCGGCAGCTGCCCGTTCCTGGCGCCAACGATGGCGCGTCAGGTGTCGGACTGTTCATCGCGCTCGGCGACGCCCTGAAGAAGAACCCCACGACGGCAGGCGTTGATCTGCTGTTCGTGGATGGCGAGGACTACGGTCAGTTCGATGAGAAGCTCGCGGATGTTCTGATCGGGAGCGCGTTCTTCGCGAAGAATCCACCCGAGCCGGGATACAGGCCGATCTTTGGAGTGCTGTGGGACATGATCGGCGACAAGGATCTCGCGATCAAGAAGGAGGGATATTCGGTTCAGCAGGCTCCCGAGGTCGTCGATCGCGTCTGGTCCAAGGCCGCGGAGTTGGGTTACGACCGGGTGTTTCTCCCGGTGGAGCAGTCAGCGATCACCGACGATCACGTTCCGCTTCTGCAGGCCGGTTATCGTGTGATCGATGTGATCGACATCGACTATCCGTACCATCACCGGCCGACTGATACGATCGACAAGATCTCGACGAAGTCGCTGTCCATTGTCGGCGAGGTTGCCGAGGCGTTATTGCGATAG
- the sprA gene encoding cell surface protein SprA, giving the protein MAFPAEAQIVPADTVKPPVRDSIPVPRDTVAVPPGLRIRIGQDSVPIRLPSVLSRAERESYRRAVEQIEAARATAFQQNTRAIIQAVWGQVAASTFATSEKPPSFATEPDDKSQRKVAARAGDIIAEHSDLTLQLNARMELRGEKNLNERCAVSGFVQPVFDCQSNFLPLIDFQFNTRSGGVVADRVHVDVDYDTQREFDGSNNISVSYEGKGSETIQRIELGNVTFQPPVSRFITAGIPSGNYGLQAIAKLGSARFRGIIAQQKGNIVSDRVFTVGDRTVSAVDRRIEDHQFEARRFFFTIPPKLLGATYPNIDILDSRRMEQLAMSLPDTLRPTRIYLYRLLIGGQPPNPSGPQFRILGDPRSRRGPVYERLREGVDYYVDPSQLWIALVRPLSLNNERLIVAYRVRVNGQDTIHVSTGGTPDLEYRSQAEQFANLLWDPQVTPSDPAFEREIRSVYRIGGPEMRRPSVVVKVVTGTSDDQEKAVESKTQTANTYLQLFGLAQRTNTSTFDIENRLWPRPSDPNFELSLGASAAPVIRDQFLVFPSLRPFAKNGLARGGNPSNDTIYTTPSEYVKSAQRPQSVYHIRVRYQAEGSGEGGSLMLGSVQVRPNSERLSVDGIPLVRGTDYSVDYDLGRVTFARPDTLFPRPRQVTAQFEENPLFAETPTSILGVTAEFPLTNGSVNFTAISQTQNSTFNRPPLGFEPAASLVAGVTAQFSFDASALTSLMSRLPYGETSAPSRINVSGEFAASRPKPNATGQAFIESFEGEGGIQVPLTDAQWYYSSQPARGRQIPARFGSDALDLSRAATMAWQSDGLDARGNAIRPRIEDIDPLTNIIGTGLSAPEPLLWMTLYPLSVGGLRSEGAFQWTVGRTPPGRRWRSIRTPLGPTGADLSRIESIEFWAQIPVSRARRARNPVLVLDFGDISENSVSFSPDTLTVRRTPGESSARDSTYTGKSLQGFDRLDSERDQFSRAFNVGVNDNGLAGDVAGAITVINDTLPGRPAVVATVGNFAICHGGYSLIRILGDSRTDCTVGNNRLDEEDLDADNVLNLASGERDAEELRRYIVNLADSAGFSRVGRCSTSPRTVVGPPPEDVCWVLFRVPFRTADDSLGAPLLRRMRAFRITMISGAGIGDNEFTQVPIARLRLTGAPWLKRSDAGLRGVGAEERGSGYVNAGVIGTQDRNLASGISYESPPGVVDEPDTKRSNFQTNRVQINERSLRLTAGGLGQYERAEAYFRFPEGQKNFMAYKELRLWARGVRNGWGSDGDLQFFVKIGRDPNNFYMYRTPLNGGTDRSAWLPEVKVDFQRLFRLRGEIQNAYLQGITQNSCTALDSVLIARTPLPLDGVRYVACSDGYIAYTSDPGISPPNLASVQELAVGMLRTGVGVSARPLAPGDTMELWVDDIRLGGVVDEAGFAGQMALSILAGDFADIRMNVSRRDPNFRQLAEEPSFLTDNALNISSAFHLEKLLPRGFGWSVPVSVNYAATSSDPLFVSRTDVEGDIVEGLRTPKSAATSVTFAMSRARPLENSRFAPLLNNLSLAATYTSGTARTEYENGRAHNLTVGLDYNLSRALLPELSRWSPAELHVTSVYTRGSDRRLTFLKPAEARDDIPRQIAGLMSTWRNGTSFQLRPTKSLSGRLDFNSVRDLRGYGDDTPLGIVTGSDRVRILGADAGLERERELQAGLSYTPAFSAWLRPRVDFGSSYNMLRDPNTLSLLRIEDSAGTVRLPRRLGSSQTSTAGVTLDLPRAAQLYLDSTGWVHRLLTAIQPIDVNYNRSLLSVFDQTPFSPPLSYQLAFGGVGRFREIGGSAATSAGIINQLSANHTILLPLGASLANRYQLISARNWTRRLDDGQAVTDGTQVVFPDLSLRWSMKPDRLRNVISSIGGSARAVQTRQVNSRQPELFTSPGGGTESADALAQPAFAVDRGETVVRSYPANLAVVFAGQRPLSASLGYAFSQRSETRPGLSSKNANSDISVELSKPWAVPPDWKLRSDIRTRLSYQDTRGDNFVLNPLALSQESRLTDNGRRAFSFSADTDVAENLSSSFVFSRVESFDKNLNRRFTQTVLSAVLHLQFFAGDMK; this is encoded by the coding sequence GTGGCATTCCCCGCCGAAGCCCAAATCGTGCCGGCGGATACGGTCAAGCCGCCCGTCCGGGACTCGATTCCCGTGCCGCGCGATACGGTCGCCGTGCCTCCTGGCCTGCGGATTCGAATCGGACAGGACTCGGTCCCGATACGCCTGCCCTCGGTTCTGTCCCGGGCCGAGCGCGAGAGCTATCGGCGCGCCGTCGAGCAGATCGAGGCCGCCCGCGCGACCGCCTTCCAGCAGAACACCCGTGCCATCATCCAGGCGGTATGGGGACAGGTCGCCGCCTCAACCTTCGCCACATCCGAGAAGCCCCCGTCCTTCGCCACCGAGCCGGACGACAAGTCGCAGCGAAAAGTCGCCGCCCGCGCCGGCGACATCATCGCCGAGCATTCCGATCTGACACTTCAGCTCAACGCGAGAATGGAGCTCCGCGGTGAGAAGAATCTCAACGAGCGCTGCGCAGTCAGCGGATTCGTGCAGCCCGTGTTCGACTGCCAGAGCAACTTCCTCCCACTCATTGACTTCCAGTTCAACACGCGCTCCGGCGGCGTGGTCGCCGACCGCGTCCACGTGGACGTGGATTACGACACGCAGCGCGAGTTCGACGGATCCAACAACATCTCGGTGAGCTATGAAGGGAAGGGAAGCGAGACGATCCAGCGGATCGAGCTCGGCAACGTCACCTTCCAGCCGCCCGTATCGCGGTTCATCACCGCCGGAATTCCCAGCGGCAACTACGGGCTCCAGGCGATCGCGAAGCTCGGCTCCGCCCGCTTCCGCGGAATCATCGCCCAACAGAAGGGAAACATCGTGAGTGACCGCGTCTTCACGGTCGGCGACCGAACGGTGTCGGCGGTGGACCGGCGTATCGAGGATCACCAGTTCGAGGCGCGGCGATTCTTCTTCACGATCCCGCCGAAGCTGCTCGGCGCGACCTATCCCAACATTGACATTCTGGACAGCCGCCGGATGGAGCAGCTGGCGATGTCGCTGCCCGACACTCTGCGGCCCACGCGCATCTATCTCTACCGTTTGCTGATCGGCGGACAGCCTCCGAATCCGAGCGGGCCACAATTCCGCATTCTCGGCGATCCACGGTCGCGGCGCGGCCCGGTGTACGAGCGGTTGCGTGAAGGCGTGGACTACTATGTCGATCCTTCCCAGCTGTGGATCGCGCTGGTGCGTCCGCTGTCGCTCAACAACGAGCGCCTCATCGTCGCGTATCGCGTCCGCGTGAACGGGCAGGACACGATTCACGTTTCCACCGGCGGCACCCCCGATCTCGAGTACCGGTCGCAGGCCGAGCAGTTCGCGAATCTCCTCTGGGATCCACAGGTGACTCCTTCGGACCCGGCGTTCGAGCGCGAGATCCGCAGCGTCTACCGCATCGGCGGGCCGGAAATGCGGCGGCCGAGCGTCGTCGTGAAGGTCGTGACGGGAACGAGCGACGATCAGGAGAAGGCGGTCGAATCGAAGACGCAGACGGCCAACACTTATCTGCAGCTGTTCGGTCTCGCGCAGCGGACCAACACGTCCACGTTCGACATCGAGAACCGACTCTGGCCGCGCCCCTCCGACCCCAACTTCGAGCTCAGCCTTGGCGCATCCGCGGCCCCCGTGATACGGGATCAGTTCCTTGTTTTCCCATCGTTGCGGCCATTCGCGAAAAACGGCCTTGCCCGCGGCGGTAATCCGTCCAATGACACTATCTACACGACGCCGTCCGAGTACGTGAAATCGGCGCAGCGCCCCCAGTCGGTGTATCACATCCGCGTGCGATACCAGGCCGAGGGAAGCGGGGAGGGCGGCTCGCTCATGCTGGGGTCCGTGCAGGTGCGACCCAACTCCGAACGTCTTTCGGTGGATGGGATTCCGCTCGTTCGCGGGACCGACTACTCGGTGGATTACGATCTCGGACGGGTGACTTTCGCGCGGCCTGACACGCTTTTCCCAAGGCCGCGGCAAGTCACCGCGCAGTTCGAGGAGAATCCGCTGTTCGCGGAAACGCCGACTTCGATACTGGGCGTGACGGCCGAGTTCCCACTCACCAACGGCAGCGTGAACTTCACCGCCATCTCGCAGACGCAGAACAGCACGTTCAACCGTCCGCCGCTCGGATTCGAGCCCGCTGCGTCGCTCGTTGCGGGCGTAACGGCGCAATTCAGCTTCGATGCATCTGCGTTGACGTCGCTCATGTCGCGCCTTCCATATGGCGAAACATCAGCGCCGTCGCGCATCAACGTCTCCGGTGAATTTGCCGCCAGCCGTCCCAAGCCGAACGCCACCGGGCAGGCGTTCATCGAATCGTTCGAGGGCGAGGGCGGCATTCAGGTTCCGCTGACCGACGCCCAGTGGTACTACAGCAGCCAGCCTGCACGCGGTCGTCAGATTCCCGCTCGCTTCGGATCGGACGCGCTGGATCTCAGCCGGGCGGCGACGATGGCGTGGCAGAGTGACGGCCTCGACGCGCGCGGCAACGCGATCCGTCCGCGCATCGAGGACATAGATCCTCTCACCAACATCATCGGAACCGGATTGTCGGCCCCCGAGCCCTTGCTCTGGATGACGCTCTATCCCCTCTCGGTCGGAGGGCTGCGCAGCGAGGGAGCGTTTCAGTGGACGGTGGGAAGGACACCGCCAGGGCGGAGATGGCGCTCCATCCGCACGCCGCTCGGACCGACCGGCGCTGACCTGTCGCGCATCGAGAGCATCGAGTTCTGGGCACAGATTCCCGTGAGCCGCGCGCGCCGCGCGCGCAATCCGGTGCTGGTGCTCGATTTTGGCGATATCTCCGAGAATTCAGTCTCTTTCTCACCGGATACGCTCACCGTGCGACGCACGCCGGGGGAGTCCTCGGCACGCGATTCGACCTACACGGGCAAGTCGCTCCAGGGATTCGACAGGCTCGACAGCGAGCGCGACCAGTTCTCGCGCGCGTTCAATGTCGGAGTGAATGACAACGGTCTCGCGGGCGATGTGGCCGGCGCCATCACGGTGATCAACGACACTCTTCCCGGCCGCCCCGCTGTCGTGGCAACGGTTGGCAACTTCGCGATCTGCCATGGCGGATACTCGCTGATCCGAATACTCGGCGACTCGCGCACCGACTGCACGGTCGGCAACAATCGTCTCGACGAAGAGGACCTGGACGCCGACAACGTCCTCAACCTGGCGAGCGGGGAGCGTGACGCCGAAGAGCTGCGGCGCTACATCGTGAACCTGGCGGACTCCGCGGGATTCAGCCGGGTCGGACGGTGCTCGACCAGCCCGCGCACCGTCGTCGGACCACCGCCGGAGGACGTCTGCTGGGTGCTCTTCAGGGTTCCGTTCCGGACTGCCGATGACTCGCTTGGCGCGCCGTTGCTGAGAAGGATGCGCGCGTTCCGCATCACGATGATCTCCGGAGCGGGCATCGGTGACAACGAATTCACACAAGTGCCGATAGCGCGCCTTCGGCTCACTGGCGCGCCGTGGCTCAAGCGGAGCGATGCCGGTTTGCGCGGGGTCGGAGCCGAGGAGCGAGGGTCCGGCTATGTGAACGCGGGCGTCATCGGCACGCAGGACAGGAATCTCGCCAGCGGAATCAGCTACGAGTCTCCGCCCGGCGTCGTGGACGAGCCCGATACCAAACGCAGCAACTTCCAGACGAATCGCGTTCAGATCAACGAGCGGTCGCTGCGTCTCACCGCCGGAGGACTCGGCCAGTACGAGCGCGCGGAGGCGTATTTCCGTTTTCCCGAGGGCCAGAAGAACTTCATGGCGTACAAGGAGCTCCGGCTCTGGGCGCGCGGAGTTCGCAACGGATGGGGATCGGACGGCGACCTTCAATTCTTCGTCAAGATCGGCCGCGATCCGAATAATTTCTACATGTATCGGACGCCGCTGAACGGCGGCACCGATCGCTCGGCCTGGCTGCCCGAGGTCAAGGTGGATTTCCAGCGGCTCTTCCGCCTGCGCGGCGAGATCCAGAACGCGTATCTGCAGGGAATCACGCAGAACTCATGCACCGCGCTCGATTCCGTTCTGATCGCGCGGACTCCGCTTCCCCTGGACGGAGTGCGATACGTGGCATGCTCCGATGGCTACATCGCGTACACGTCGGATCCGGGAATCAGTCCTCCCAATCTCGCGTCCGTGCAGGAGCTCGCCGTTGGAATGCTTCGCACCGGCGTCGGTGTATCCGCGCGTCCGCTCGCACCGGGCGATACGATGGAGCTGTGGGTGGACGACATCCGCCTCGGCGGAGTCGTGGACGAAGCAGGATTCGCCGGCCAGATGGCGCTTTCGATTCTCGCCGGCGACTTCGCCGACATCCGCATGAACGTCAGCCGGCGCGACCCCAACTTTCGGCAGCTCGCGGAGGAGCCGAGCTTCCTCACGGATAACGCGCTCAACATCAGCTCCGCGTTCCATCTTGAGAAGCTGCTGCCGCGCGGGTTCGGCTGGTCCGTGCCGGTGAGCGTCAACTACGCTGCGACATCGAGTGATCCGCTGTTCGTCTCGCGCACCGACGTCGAGGGAGACATCGTCGAGGGTTTGCGCACCCCGAAGTCGGCGGCGACGTCGGTGACGTTCGCGATGTCGCGCGCGAGGCCTCTGGAGAATTCCCGCTTCGCGCCGCTCCTGAACAATCTTTCGCTCGCCGCCACATACACGTCCGGCACCGCCCGCACGGAGTACGAGAACGGGCGAGCGCACAATCTCACTGTCGGCCTCGACTACAATCTCTCGCGGGCGCTGCTGCCGGAGCTTTCGCGCTGGTCCCCGGCGGAGCTTCACGTAACGAGCGTGTACACGCGCGGCAGTGACCGCCGTCTGACATTCCTCAAGCCGGCCGAGGCGCGCGACGACATCCCGCGTCAGATTGCGGGACTCATGAGTACCTGGCGGAACGGCACGTCATTCCAGCTCAGGCCGACGAAATCGCTTTCTGGGCGACTCGATTTCAATTCAGTTCGGGATCTTCGCGGGTATGGCGACGATACGCCGCTCGGGATCGTCACCGGCAGCGACCGCGTCCGCATACTTGGCGCCGACGCCGGTCTCGAGCGCGAGCGAGAGCTGCAGGCGGGCCTCAGCTACACGCCGGCGTTCTCCGCGTGGTTGCGTCCGCGAGTGGATTTCGGAAGCTCGTACAACATGCTGCGCGATCCGAATACGTTGAGCTTGCTGCGAATCGAGGATTCGGCGGGGACCGTTCGCCTTCCACGCCGGCTCGGCAGCTCGCAGACGAGCACCGCGGGCGTGACGCTGGATCTGCCGCGCGCGGCGCAGCTTTATCTGGACAGCACCGGCTGGGTGCACCGGTTGCTCACCGCAATTCAACCCATTGACGTGAACTACAATCGCAGTCTGCTTTCCGTCTTCGATCAGACTCCATTCTCGCCGCCACTGTCGTATCAGCTGGCGTTCGGAGGGGTCGGGCGATTCAGGGAGATCGGCGGAAGCGCCGCCACGAGTGCGGGGATCATCAACCAGCTTTCGGCGAACCACACGATCCTGCTCCCCTTGGGAGCGAGTCTCGCCAACCGGTATCAGCTCATCAGCGCGCGGAACTGGACGCGCCGTCTCGATGACGGCCAGGCAGTGACCGATGGCACGCAGGTCGTGTTCCCCGATCTGTCCCTCAGGTGGAGCATGAAGCCCGATCGTCTGCGGAACGTGATATCGAGCATCGGCGGCAGCGCGCGTGCCGTGCAGACGCGGCAGGTCAACAGCCGGCAGCCCGAGCTGTTTACGTCGCCAGGTGGGGGCACGGAGAGCGCCGATGCGCTGGCACAGCCGGCGTTCGCGGTAGACCGCGGCGAGACCGTGGTGCGTAGCTATCCCGCGAATCTCGCAGTCGTGTTCGCCGGCCAGCGGCCGCTGTCCGCGAGTCTGGGATACGCGTTCTCGCAGCGGAGCGAGACCCGTCCGGGGCTCAGCTCGAAGAACGCGAACAGCGACATCAGCGTGGAGCTGTCAAAGCCGTGGGCTGTCCCGCCCGATTGGAAGCTGCGCAGCGATATCCGTACCCGGCTCAGCTATCAGGACACGCGTGGCGATAACTTCGTTCTGAATCCGCTGGCTCTGAGCCAGGAAAGCCGGCTCACCGACAACGGCCGGCGTGCGTTCAGCTTCAGCGCCGATACGGACGTTGCCGAGAATCTTTCCTCGAGCTTCGTATTCTCGCGCGTGGAGAGTTTCGACAAGAACCTGAACCGCCGATTTACCCAGACCGTGCTGAGCGCGGTGCTGCACCTTCAATTCTTTGCCGGGGACATGAAGTGA
- a CDS encoding type IV pilus twitching motility protein PilT produces MIGPAPPAMALNLRTLLEEMVSAGASDLHIVAGESPKLRIDGEITSASTGGVLGPKDTLQLAYSVLTENQKKRFENEDELDFSFGIASLARFRGNCFRQRGCVSMVIRQIPFLIKTFQDLGLPPSIARMAEKPRGLVLVTGPTGSGKSTTLAAMIDKINRERKGHIITVEDPIEFIHKHQGCLINQREVGTDTKSFANALKYALREDPDVILIGEMRDLETIQAALTIAETGHLALATLHTNSAAEAINRIIDVFPSHQQSQVRTQLSFVLEGIVTQTLVPRANGRGRAMAAEVLVVTPAIRALIRDDKVHQIYSSMQSGKKFGMQTQNDALYALYMSKDITEEAALQVTSSPEAFLRMIGKEPEAEQKPGPPSRPLTGGLGRR; encoded by the coding sequence GTGATCGGGCCTGCGCCGCCGGCGATGGCCCTCAACCTGCGCACGCTCCTCGAGGAGATGGTCTCGGCCGGCGCGTCCGATCTGCACATCGTCGCCGGTGAATCCCCCAAGCTTCGCATTGACGGCGAGATCACGAGCGCCAGCACCGGCGGCGTGCTCGGCCCCAAGGACACGCTTCAGCTCGCGTACTCCGTCCTCACCGAGAACCAGAAGAAGCGGTTCGAGAACGAGGACGAGCTCGATTTCTCGTTCGGCATAGCGAGTCTCGCGCGCTTCCGCGGAAACTGCTTCAGGCAGCGCGGCTGCGTCTCGATGGTAATCCGGCAGATTCCGTTTTTGATCAAGACGTTCCAGGATCTCGGGCTTCCCCCTTCCATCGCCAGAATGGCGGAGAAGCCGCGCGGCCTGGTGCTGGTCACCGGTCCCACCGGATCCGGAAAGTCCACGACCCTCGCGGCGATGATTGACAAGATCAACCGCGAGAGAAAGGGTCACATCATCACCGTCGAAGACCCGATCGAGTTCATCCACAAGCACCAGGGATGCCTGATCAATCAGCGCGAGGTCGGCACTGACACCAAGTCGTTCGCCAACGCCCTCAAGTACGCGCTGCGTGAGGATCCGGACGTCATTCTCATCGGTGAAATGCGCGACCTGGAGACTATTCAGGCCGCGCTCACCATTGCCGAGACCGGTCACCTCGCGTTAGCGACGCTCCACACGAATTCCGCCGCCGAGGCGATCAACAGAATCATAGATGTGTTCCCGTCGCATCAGCAGTCCCAGGTGCGCACGCAGCTGTCGTTCGTGCTTGAGGGAATCGTGACGCAGACGCTCGTGCCCCGCGCGAATGGCCGCGGGCGCGCCATGGCCGCCGAAGTGCTCGTCGTGACGCCCGCGATTCGCGCGCTGATTCGCGACGACAAGGTGCATCAGATCTACTCTTCCATGCAGTCCGGCAAGAAGTTCGGAATGCAGACGCAGAACGACGCGCTGTATGCGCTCTACATGAGCAAGGACATCACGGAGGAAGCCGCGCTCCAGGTGACCTCCTCGCCTGAGGCGTTCCTGCGGATGATCGGAAAGGAGCCGGAGGCGGAGCAGAAGCCAGGTCCGCCGTCGAGGCCGCTCACCGGCGGGCTGGGCAGGCGATAG
- a CDS encoding ATPase, T2SS/T4P/T4SS family, with translation MTAPAVISERIGDMLVREGLITREQLNHALQEQTENGTRVGYNLVKLGYVKETDMTRMLARQYRMPAVDLSNFEVDPRIARLIPAEMAIKHLVLPLKRDGRTLTVAMVDPTGTSVLEDLKFITRCDIFPVIAGEYTLRNSIERYYESNEVQMESLLKDIAKFGDTEVELVEQIDEEMSAAALSIAVQDAPVVKLINALLTDAVARGASDIHFECFEHELRVRYRIDGVLQEIMKPPLKLRSALISRFKIMASLNISERRVPQDGRIKLKILNRVIDYRVSTLPTLFGEKVVLRILDKGNLNLDLGSFGLEPRAEGEVFDAIANPYGMVLVTGPTGSGKTTTLYSALSKVNSIDVNIMTAEDPVEYNLFGINQVLVRSEIGMTFAAALRAFLRQDPNIIMVGEIRDLETASIATKAALTGHLVLSTLHTNSAPETVTRLLDMGIESFNVASAINLIVAQRLVPKICVHCAEKYMPEDAELAIAKVNGRMTLRDLKFSDVALADTKPRATKFAAPYLAKVTLDTPICELPFFRGRGCESCQGAGVKGRQGLYETMNMTPALRKLIMKNVGAAEIGAAAISEGMLTLRMDGWLKVIKGIASLGHVVRETSI, from the coding sequence TTGACCGCACCTGCCGTAATCTCCGAGCGCATCGGGGATATGCTCGTACGTGAAGGACTCATCACGCGCGAACAGCTCAACCATGCTCTTCAGGAACAGACCGAAAACGGTACTCGCGTAGGCTACAACCTCGTCAAGCTCGGGTACGTGAAGGAAACCGACATGACGAGAATGCTTGCCCGACAGTATCGCATGCCGGCGGTAGACCTCTCCAACTTCGAGGTCGACCCGCGCATCGCGCGCCTGATTCCGGCCGAGATGGCGATCAAGCACCTCGTGCTCCCCCTCAAGCGCGACGGCCGCACGCTCACCGTCGCCATGGTGGACCCCACCGGCACGAGCGTCCTCGAAGATCTCAAGTTCATCACCCGGTGCGACATCTTCCCCGTCATCGCCGGCGAGTATACGCTCCGAAACTCCATCGAGCGGTACTACGAGTCGAACGAAGTCCAGATGGAGTCGCTCCTCAAGGATATCGCGAAGTTCGGCGATACCGAAGTGGAGCTGGTCGAGCAGATTGACGAGGAGATGTCGGCGGCGGCGCTCTCGATCGCCGTTCAGGACGCACCCGTCGTCAAGCTCATCAACGCCCTCCTCACGGATGCCGTCGCGCGAGGCGCGTCGGACATTCACTTCGAATGCTTCGAGCACGAGCTCCGCGTCCGCTATCGCATTGACGGCGTGCTGCAGGAAATCATGAAACCGCCGCTCAAGCTGCGGTCGGCGCTCATCTCGCGCTTCAAGATCATGGCGAGCCTCAACATCTCGGAGCGCCGCGTACCGCAGGACGGGCGCATCAAGCTCAAGATCCTGAACCGCGTGATTGACTACCGTGTCTCGACCCTTCCGACTCTGTTCGGCGAAAAGGTCGTGCTGCGAATTCTCGACAAGGGCAATCTCAACCTCGACCTCGGCAGCTTCGGACTCGAGCCCCGCGCCGAGGGCGAGGTGTTCGACGCCATCGCCAATCCGTACGGGATGGTTCTGGTTACGGGGCCGACGGGATCCGGAAAGACGACCACGCTCTACTCCGCGCTCTCCAAGGTCAACAGCATAGACGTCAACATCATGACGGCGGAAGACCCCGTCGAGTACAACCTGTTCGGAATCAATCAGGTGCTCGTGCGCTCGGAGATCGGAATGACCTTCGCCGCCGCGCTGCGAGCGTTCCTGCGCCAGGATCCGAACATCATCATGGTGGGAGAGATCCGCGACCTCGAGACGGCGAGCATCGCCACCAAGGCGGCGCTCACCGGTCACCTCGTGCTCTCGACGCTTCACACCAATTCGGCGCCCGAGACGGTGACGCGTCTCCTCGACATGGGCATCGAGAGCTTCAACGTCGCGTCGGCTATCAACCTCATCGTCGCTCAGCGTCTCGTTCCGAAGATCTGCGTGCACTGCGCCGAGAAGTACATGCCGGAGGACGCCGAGCTGGCGATCGCCAAGGTCAACGGGCGCATGACGCTTCGCGATCTCAAGTTCAGCGACGTCGCCCTCGCTGATACCAAACCCCGCGCCACCAAGTTCGCCGCGCCGTATCTCGCCAAGGTGACGCTGGACACGCCGATCTGCGAGCTGCCCTTCTTCCGCGGACGGGGCTGTGAGTCGTGCCAGGGTGCGGGCGTGAAGGGCCGGCAGGGACTCTACGAGACAATGAACATGACGCCGGCGCTCCGTAAGCTCATCATGAAAAACGTGGGAGCGGCGGAGATCGGCGCCGCGGCGATCTCGGAGGGCATGCTGACGCTGCGCATGGACGGATGGCTCAAGGTCATCAAGGGCATCGCTTCGCTTGGTCACGTAGTCCGGGAGACGAGCATTTAG